The following proteins are co-located in the Synechococcus sp. PROS-U-1 genome:
- the menC gene encoding o-succinylbenzoate synthase: MTLRLQRRRFRFALLQPLRTAAGVLTERCGWLLRLDDDQGAVGWGEVAPLEQQQWFSCEDALTSLSDVVSKAQLETLLRDVPGALGFGLGAALAELQGVVGAAGTQGWLKAPVPALLLPAGEAMLTALEAAAASAGGLEGRTFKWKVATEADPLERQLLEQLLQRLPPTARLRLDANGGWDRSTAQAWMHRLRADPRLAWLEQPLAVDDQAGLEQLAALGPVALDESLDQRPELRRSWSGWQVRRPALEGDPRLLLQELQVGVPQRMLSTAFETGIGRRWLEHLAGLQAQGPTPAAPGLAPGWTPSGVLFSTDPEQVWAAAA, encoded by the coding sequence ATGACGCTCCGGTTGCAGCGTCGCCGCTTCCGCTTTGCCCTGCTGCAGCCGCTGCGCACGGCAGCAGGCGTGCTGACTGAGCGCTGTGGCTGGTTGCTGCGTCTGGACGACGATCAAGGGGCGGTGGGCTGGGGCGAAGTGGCCCCACTCGAGCAACAGCAGTGGTTCTCCTGTGAAGACGCCCTCACCTCGCTGTCGGATGTGGTCTCCAAGGCTCAGTTGGAGACCCTGCTGCGGGATGTGCCAGGGGCACTTGGCTTTGGTCTTGGTGCGGCGCTGGCGGAGCTGCAGGGTGTGGTGGGGGCTGCTGGTACCCAGGGATGGCTGAAGGCGCCTGTGCCGGCACTGTTGTTGCCGGCTGGTGAGGCCATGCTCACGGCCCTGGAGGCTGCGGCGGCATCGGCAGGTGGCCTTGAGGGGCGCACGTTCAAGTGGAAGGTGGCAACGGAGGCGGATCCCCTGGAGCGCCAGCTGCTCGAGCAGCTGCTCCAACGGCTGCCTCCCACGGCCCGGTTGCGTCTGGATGCCAACGGCGGCTGGGACCGCAGCACGGCGCAGGCCTGGATGCACCGGTTGCGTGCTGACCCGCGTCTGGCTTGGTTGGAGCAGCCATTGGCGGTGGACGATCAAGCTGGTTTGGAGCAGTTGGCGGCGCTGGGTCCGGTGGCCCTCGATGAATCCCTCGACCAGCGCCCGGAGCTTCGCCGCAGCTGGAGCGGCTGGCAGGTCAGGCGGCCTGCGCTGGAGGGCGATCCCCGCCTGCTGTTGCAGGAGCTGCAGGTTGGGGTGCCCCAACGGATGCTGAGCACAGCGTTTGAAACAGGCATTGGTCGGCGTTGGCTGGAGCATCTGGCCGGGCTTCAGGCCCAGGGGCCCACGCCGGCGGCACCGGGCTTGGCCCCCGGCTGGACGCCATCGGGGGTTTTGTTCTCCACGGATCCAGAGCAGGTCTGGGCGGCGGCGGCATGA